Proteins encoded in a region of the Suricata suricatta isolate VVHF042 chromosome 10, meerkat_22Aug2017_6uvM2_HiC, whole genome shotgun sequence genome:
- the CCDC59 gene encoding thyroid transcription factor 1-associated protein 26, giving the protein MAPVRPAAAWPAGNLESRSDGVSPVRFRNKNVKQRTWRSNHPQAFVGSVREGQGFAFRRKLKIQQNYKKLLWREKKAQTLQESQFIDRYPDHLKHLYLAEEERLRKQRRKVEQPLSKEQVDQSLPKEQCSIAQALSEESCSSEQPQSKEQHSVRINSITIPKKKKKKTSNQKAQEEYEQVQAERAAKKQEFEKRKQEREEAQRLYKKKKMEVFKILSKKTKKGQPNLNLQMEYLLKKIQETN; this is encoded by the exons ATGGCGCCGGTAAGGCCGGCGGCTGCGTGGCCGGCAGGGAATTTGGAGTCGCGTAGCGATGGAGTTTCTCCGGTCCGATTCAGGAATAAGAATGTGAAGCAGAGGACGTGGCGATCTAATCATCCGCAAGCCTTCGTGGGAAGCGTTCGCGAGG GACAAGGCTTTGCATTCCGAAGAAAACTGAAGATTCagcaaaattacaaaaaattgcTGTGGAGGGAAAAGAAGGCTCAAACCTTACAGGAATCCCAGTTCATAGATCGATACCCTGATCATCTAAAACATCTTTATTTAGCTGAAGAGGAAAGACTCaggaagcaaagaagaaaggTTGAACAGCCTTTGTCAAAAGAACAAGTTGATCAGTCTTTGCCAAAAGAACAATGTAGCATTGCCCAAGCTTTGTCTGAAGAATCTTGTAGTTCGGAGCAGCCTCAATCAAAAGAACAACATAGTGTAAGaataaa CTCCATTactattccaaagaaaaagaaaaagaaaacatcaaatcaAAAAGCGCAGGAAGAATATGAACAAGTACAAGCTGAGCGTGCCGCTAAGAAACAA GAatttgagaagagaaaacaggagagagaagaagctCAAAGGctctataaaaagaagaaaatggaagtatTCAAAATATTGAGCAAAAAGACTAAAAAGGGCCAACCAAACTTGAATCTACAAATGGagtatcttcttaaaaaaatacaagaaacaaactaa